A region of Lysobacter stagni DNA encodes the following proteins:
- the ftsY gene encoding signal recognition particle-docking protein FtsY, whose translation MLSFFRRKKPQTPADAAKPGSAQEHYSVEELAAAFPNTDEGETVAEPVTEPAPPASAMEPVPAEIIAAALEVEPTATVAAAEPVETTPAAPAPAGKPGWRERLRGSGFARSFSGLFSRHPRLDDDLLDEIETALITADVGVTATSQLIEDLRRRMKAREFADANALLAALRGDLLAMLAPVAQPLQIDTQAKPFVLLTVGVNGVGKTTTIGKLAKRFKDENRPLMLAAGDTFRAAAVAQLQAWGDRNGVPVVAQGQNADAASVAFDALQAAKARGTQVLIADTAGRLHTQQGLMAELGKIKRVLQKLDASAPHEVLMVIDGTTGQNALSQLRQFHAAVGVTGLVVTKLDGTAKGGVVFALAREFGIPIRYAGIGERPEDLRVFDAEAFVDALLPENLGA comes from the coding sequence ATGCTCAGCTTCTTCCGTCGCAAGAAACCCCAGACCCCAGCCGATGCGGCCAAGCCCGGGAGCGCGCAGGAGCACTACAGCGTCGAGGAACTGGCCGCGGCTTTCCCCAACACCGACGAAGGCGAAACCGTGGCTGAGCCGGTCACGGAGCCGGCGCCCCCAGCGTCTGCTATGGAGCCCGTTCCCGCGGAGATCATCGCCGCCGCGCTGGAGGTCGAACCCACCGCCACCGTAGCGGCCGCGGAGCCGGTCGAAACCACGCCTGCCGCTCCCGCCCCCGCCGGCAAGCCCGGCTGGCGCGAACGCCTGCGCGGCAGTGGCTTCGCGCGCAGCTTCAGCGGCCTGTTCTCGCGCCATCCGCGCCTGGACGACGACCTGCTCGACGAGATCGAGACGGCGCTGATCACCGCCGACGTGGGTGTCACCGCCACTTCGCAACTGATCGAAGACCTGCGTCGGCGCATGAAGGCGCGCGAGTTCGCCGATGCGAACGCGCTGCTCGCTGCGCTGCGCGGCGACCTGCTGGCGATGCTGGCGCCGGTCGCCCAACCGCTGCAGATCGACACCCAGGCCAAGCCGTTCGTGCTGCTCACCGTGGGCGTCAACGGCGTGGGCAAGACCACCACCATCGGCAAGTTGGCCAAGCGCTTCAAGGACGAGAACCGTCCGCTGATGCTCGCCGCCGGCGACACCTTCCGCGCTGCGGCGGTCGCGCAGCTGCAGGCCTGGGGCGATCGCAACGGCGTGCCCGTCGTCGCACAGGGACAGAACGCGGATGCCGCGTCGGTCGCGTTCGACGCGCTGCAGGCGGCGAAGGCGCGCGGCACGCAGGTGTTGATCGCCGACACCGCAGGCCGCCTGCATACGCAACAGGGCCTGATGGCCGAGCTGGGCAAGATCAAGCGCGTGCTGCAGAAACTGGATGCGTCCGCACCGCACGAAGTACTCATGGTCATCGACGGCACGACCGGCCAGAACGCGCTCTCGCAGCTGCGACAGTTCCATGCTGCCGTTGGCGTGACCGGCCTGGTGGTGACCAAGCTGGACGGCACCGCCAAGGGCGGCGTGGTGTTCGCACTCGCGCGCGAGTTCGGCATTCCGATCCGCTACGCCGGCATCGGCGAACGTCCGGAGGACCTGCGCGTGTTCGACGCAGAGGCCTTCGTCGACGCCCTGCTGCCCGAGAACCTGGGCGCCTGA
- the mutY gene encoding A/G-specific adenine glycosylase — MKPTNDFATRLLAWFDVSGRHDLPWQHPRTPYRVWLSEIMLQQTQVKTAAPYFERFVAALPTLRDLAAAPLDDVLALWSGLGYYARARNLHAAAKLCMEQHGGELPRDVEALKALPGVGRSTAAAIASQAWNDRHAILDGNVKRVMCRYHGVESFPGLPAIEKQLWELVDAYVADPALPDARMADYTQAQMDLGATLCTRSDPACVLCPLQSDCVALRDGRVQYLPRPRISKKTPQKYAHVLWAEDPQGRILMQRRPPTGIWASLWTLPQADDEPLARDWFQTHLSGEFAHAVPLPAIDHAFSHYRLRITPLHWRGMQLRGRIGDNDALRWVARDELDLLGIPAPIRKLLLTRPDA, encoded by the coding sequence ATGAAGCCGACCAACGATTTCGCCACGCGCCTGCTGGCGTGGTTCGACGTGAGCGGGCGCCACGATCTGCCGTGGCAACACCCTCGCACGCCGTACCGGGTGTGGCTGTCGGAGATCATGCTGCAGCAGACGCAGGTGAAGACCGCAGCGCCGTATTTCGAACGCTTCGTCGCCGCGCTGCCGACACTGCGCGACCTCGCCGCGGCGCCGCTCGACGACGTACTCGCGCTGTGGTCCGGGCTGGGCTACTACGCCCGCGCGCGCAATCTGCACGCCGCGGCGAAACTGTGCATGGAACAGCACGGTGGCGAACTGCCGCGCGACGTCGAAGCGCTCAAGGCGCTGCCTGGCGTGGGTCGAAGTACGGCAGCGGCGATCGCCTCGCAGGCCTGGAACGACCGGCACGCGATCCTCGATGGCAACGTCAAGCGCGTGATGTGCCGCTATCACGGTGTCGAGAGTTTTCCGGGTCTGCCTGCGATCGAAAAACAGCTGTGGGAACTGGTCGACGCGTACGTCGCCGATCCTGCCCTGCCCGATGCCCGCATGGCCGATTACACGCAGGCACAGATGGACCTGGGCGCAACGTTGTGCACGCGCAGCGACCCCGCCTGCGTGCTGTGTCCACTGCAGAGCGATTGCGTGGCCCTTCGCGATGGCCGTGTCCAATACCTGCCAAGGCCGCGAATCTCGAAGAAGACACCACAGAAGTACGCGCATGTGTTGTGGGCGGAAGATCCGCAGGGCCGCATCCTGATGCAGCGCCGGCCGCCGACCGGCATCTGGGCCTCGCTTTGGACGCTGCCACAAGCCGACGACGAGCCGCTCGCACGCGACTGGTTCCAAACGCACCTGTCCGGCGAGTTCGCGCACGCGGTGCCGCTGCCGGCCATCGACCACGCGTTCAGTCATTACCGACTGAGGATCACGCCATTGCACTGGCGCGGCATGCAGCTGCGCGGGCGGATCGGCGACAATGACGCGCTGCGCTGGGTCGCGCGCGACGAGCTGGACCTGCTCGGCATTCCTGCCCCGATCCGCAAACTGCTGTTGACCCGTCCGGACGCCTGA
- a CDS encoding oxidative damage protection protein has protein sequence MPRTVYCEYEKREAEGLDFVPWPGELGKRVFAHIGKPAWAAWLAHQTMLINENRLSPMNPQHRAFLEGEMVKFLFGGDAAKPAGYVPPAE, from the coding sequence ATGCCGCGCACTGTGTACTGCGAATACGAGAAACGCGAAGCCGAAGGGCTCGACTTCGTGCCCTGGCCCGGTGAGTTGGGCAAGCGCGTGTTCGCGCACATCGGCAAGCCCGCATGGGCGGCGTGGCTCGCGCATCAGACGATGCTGATCAACGAGAACCGCCTTTCGCCCATGAACCCGCAGCACCGCGCCTTCCTGGAAGGCGAGATGGTGAAGTTCCTGTTCGGCGGCGATGCAGCCAAGCCCGCCGGCTACGTGCCGCCGGCGGAATAA
- a CDS encoding DUF6491 family protein: MKSFVFAVLATFVLGGCASDRLTDADRLALYRAHAGAPVPSFQYFGQLDGWTPLGNTALAVWTRPSQVYLLELQATCTDLDFANAISVTNQFGRVYSRFDKVLVLGSAVRHVPCWIREIRPIDVKALRAAEQEKRQAQMAERDKA, translated from the coding sequence ATGAAATCCTTCGTTTTTGCCGTGCTGGCCACGTTCGTCCTGGGCGGATGCGCAAGCGACCGCCTCACCGACGCCGACCGTCTGGCGCTGTATCGCGCGCATGCCGGCGCACCGGTTCCGAGTTTCCAGTATTTCGGCCAGCTCGACGGCTGGACGCCGCTGGGCAACACCGCATTGGCGGTGTGGACGCGTCCCAGCCAGGTCTACCTGCTCGAACTGCAGGCGACCTGCACTGACCTCGACTTCGCCAACGCCATCAGTGTGACCAACCAGTTCGGGCGCGTGTACTCGCGTTTCGACAAGGTGCTCGTACTCGGCAGCGCGGTGCGCCATGTGCCGTGCTGGATCAGGGAAATCCGCCCTATCGACGTCAAGGCGCTGCGTGCCGCCGAACAGGAGAAGCGTCAGGCGCAGATGGCTGAGCGCGACAAGGCCTGA
- a CDS encoding SRPBCC domain-containing protein, which produces MSKRFEINPKTDFVLERFIDAPRHLVWEALTKPEHLKEWYMPKAWGAVYDCEMDVRPGGRFSLTTQVDQEVPHLGCFLDVVPMERLVWTSMLFPGYRPAVFDDIPITAIVTMEAEGTGTRYVFTALHRDEADFQENKASGWQQGTEMAVDQFVEHVMSLR; this is translated from the coding sequence ATGAGCAAGCGCTTCGAGATCAATCCCAAGACCGATTTCGTGCTCGAGCGTTTCATCGATGCGCCCAGGCATCTTGTGTGGGAGGCATTGACCAAGCCCGAACACCTCAAGGAGTGGTACATGCCCAAGGCTTGGGGCGCGGTTTACGACTGCGAGATGGATGTGCGACCGGGCGGCAGGTTCAGCCTCACAACGCAGGTGGACCAGGAGGTTCCGCACCTGGGCTGTTTCCTGGACGTCGTTCCCATGGAGCGACTCGTCTGGACGTCCATGCTGTTTCCCGGCTATCGGCCGGCGGTGTTCGACGACATCCCCATCACTGCCATCGTCACGATGGAGGCCGAAGGAACCGGAACCCGCTACGTCTTCACGGCACTGCATCGGGACGAAGCCGATTTCCAGGAAAACAAAGCGTCCGGATGGCAGCAGGGCACCGAGATGGCCGTCGACCAGTTCGTAGAGCACGTGATGTCGTTGCGATAG
- a CDS encoding ArsR/SmtB family transcription factor: MVHSAVADDVFYALSNSTRRRVLEQLSLGPATVTQLAAPFDMKLPSFVQHLSVLERSRLVKSKKRGRVRTYEIAPERFKVAEHWLSERRQAWESRLDRFDEYVKQLKQKESKS, from the coding sequence ATGGTCCACTCCGCTGTCGCCGACGATGTCTTCTATGCGCTGTCCAATTCGACTCGGCGAAGAGTCCTGGAGCAGCTGTCCCTCGGACCAGCCACCGTCACCCAGCTGGCGGCGCCTTTCGACATGAAACTTCCCTCGTTCGTGCAGCACCTATCGGTGCTCGAACGCAGCCGGCTGGTGAAGTCGAAGAAGCGGGGGCGGGTGCGGACGTACGAGATCGCGCCAGAACGGTTCAAGGTCGCCGAGCACTGGCTATCCGAGCGGCGTCAGGCGTGGGAGTCCCGGCTGGATCGGTTCGACGAGTACGTCAAGCAACTCAAACAGAAGGAGTCGAAGTCATGA
- a CDS encoding LEA type 2 family protein, producing MKARHWTPWLALGLAALLAGCVSGPVRRVSEPSARIQQLTVRADGNWSIELRIENFSSVPMRFDAVDLHLSVAQQADAGQVRAQPALSIGPESADVITVTLMPQVSGKIAAADALAAGRSVPYTLSGRIDATPDQGKPRVFNIERKSELSPAPGLPGVLR from the coding sequence ATGAAGGCACGGCACTGGACACCTTGGCTGGCGCTTGGTCTGGCAGCGCTGCTGGCCGGTTGCGTTTCCGGTCCGGTTCGCCGGGTGTCCGAACCCTCCGCCCGCATTCAGCAGCTCACGGTCCGCGCCGACGGCAACTGGTCGATCGAGCTGCGGATCGAGAACTTCAGCAGCGTGCCGATGCGCTTCGATGCGGTTGACCTGCACCTGTCCGTCGCCCAGCAGGCGGACGCCGGACAGGTTCGCGCGCAGCCCGCGCTGTCCATCGGCCCCGAATCCGCCGACGTGATCACGGTGACGCTGATGCCGCAGGTGTCCGGCAAGATCGCCGCCGCCGACGCCCTGGCCGCCGGCCGCAGCGTGCCCTACACGTTGAGCGGCCGCATCGACGCCACGCCCGACCAGGGCAAGCCGCGCGTCTTCAACATCGAACGCAAGAGTGAGCTGAGCCCCGCGCCGGGCTTGCCCGGCGTCCTGCGCTGA
- a CDS encoding acyl-CoA dehydrogenase C-terminal domain-containing protein has translation MSTYHAPVADMRFVLFDVLGAEAQFQRLGFADATRDVLDAVLDEAARFTETVLAPLNAVGDREGCRLDQASGRVTTPTGFKQAYAQFVEGGWAGLTSPAEFGGQGLPHAAGVPLKEMIDASNLAWGNFPLLSHGATEALMHHGEAWQQEVFLKPLVEGRWTGTMCLTEPHCGSDLGLLKTRAEPNGDGSYSITGTKIFITAGEHDFTDNIVHLVLARLPDAPAGSKGISLFVVPRERVGQDGSAGGANAVRCGSLEHKMGIHGSATCVMNFDGAQGYLIGQPHKGLMAMFTMMNTARLAVGLQGLGLSDRALQNALRYSRERLQMRALSGAKFPDKPADPIIVHPDVRRMLLTCKALVEGGRVMGYDAALQVDIAHHAPDAAEREQADVLVGFLTPIVKACLTEWGVECTYQALQCFGGHGYIAEHGMEQLSRDARITTLYEGTTGIQALDLLGRKIMQLQGAGLRIFLAQVMSFCDAHANDAAVAEFIAPLREKAAQWQQLTLQVGKRAAANPDEVGAASYDYLMYSGYVVLAYWWARSVAAANASAQPQTFKDDKRDTARFYFARILPRTLAHAAAMESGVAGLPELSVDVA, from the coding sequence ATGAGCACCTACCACGCCCCCGTCGCCGACATGCGCTTCGTCCTTTTCGACGTGCTTGGCGCAGAAGCCCAGTTCCAGCGCCTGGGCTTCGCCGATGCAACGCGCGACGTGCTCGATGCCGTGCTGGACGAAGCCGCGCGTTTCACCGAAACGGTGCTGGCACCGCTCAATGCCGTCGGCGACCGCGAAGGCTGCAGGCTCGACCAGGCAAGCGGCCGCGTGACCACGCCGACCGGATTCAAGCAGGCCTATGCCCAGTTCGTCGAAGGCGGCTGGGCCGGCCTCACCTCTCCGGCCGAATTCGGCGGACAGGGCCTGCCACATGCAGCGGGCGTGCCGTTGAAGGAAATGATCGACGCGTCGAACCTGGCGTGGGGCAACTTCCCGCTGCTCTCGCACGGCGCGACGGAAGCGCTCATGCACCACGGCGAAGCCTGGCAACAGGAAGTGTTCCTCAAGCCGCTGGTGGAAGGGCGCTGGACCGGCACCATGTGCCTGACCGAGCCGCACTGCGGCAGTGACCTGGGCCTGCTCAAGACGCGCGCCGAACCCAACGGCGATGGCAGCTACTCCATCACTGGCACCAAGATCTTCATCACCGCCGGCGAGCACGACTTCACCGACAACATCGTGCACCTGGTGCTGGCGCGCCTGCCGGATGCGCCTGCAGGCAGCAAGGGCATCTCTTTGTTCGTCGTGCCGCGCGAACGCGTCGGCCAGGACGGTTCAGCGGGCGGTGCCAACGCCGTGCGCTGCGGCAGCCTGGAACACAAGATGGGCATCCACGGCTCGGCGACCTGCGTGATGAATTTCGACGGCGCGCAGGGGTATCTGATCGGCCAGCCGCACAAGGGCCTGATGGCGATGTTCACCATGATGAACACCGCGCGCCTGGCCGTTGGCCTGCAGGGCCTGGGCCTGTCCGATCGCGCACTGCAGAACGCATTGCGTTACTCGCGTGAGCGCCTGCAGATGCGTGCGCTGTCCGGCGCGAAGTTTCCGGACAAGCCGGCCGACCCGATCATCGTGCACCCCGACGTGCGTCGCATGCTGCTCACGTGCAAGGCGCTGGTCGAGGGCGGCCGCGTGATGGGTTACGACGCGGCGCTGCAGGTCGACATCGCGCACCATGCGCCCGACGCCGCCGAACGCGAGCAGGCCGATGTACTGGTGGGCTTCCTCACGCCCATCGTCAAGGCCTGCCTCACCGAGTGGGGCGTGGAGTGCACCTACCAGGCGCTGCAGTGCTTCGGCGGCCACGGCTATATCGCCGAACACGGCATGGAACAGCTGTCGCGCGATGCCCGCATCACCACGCTGTACGAAGGCACCACCGGCATCCAGGCGCTGGACTTGCTGGGTCGCAAGATCATGCAGCTGCAGGGCGCGGGCCTGAGGATCTTCCTGGCGCAGGTGATGTCGTTCTGCGATGCGCACGCGAACGATGCCGCGGTCGCGGAGTTCATCGCTCCGCTGCGCGAAAAGGCCGCGCAGTGGCAGCAGCTCACGCTGCAGGTCGGCAAGCGCGCTGCCGCCAATCCCGATGAAGTCGGCGCGGCGTCGTACGACTACCTGATGTATTCCGGCTACGTCGTGCTGGCCTACTGGTGGGCGCGCAGCGTCGCAGCCGCCAACGCTTCCGCGCAGCCGCAGACGTTCAAGGACGACAAGCGCGATACCGCGCGCTTCTATTTCGCGCGCATCCTGCCGCGCACGCTCGCGCATGCAGCCGCAATGGAAAGCGGCGTTGCTGGCCTGCCTGAGCTGTCCGTCGACGTGGCCTGA
- a CDS encoding HNH endonuclease, which produces MSWQDATCLYVRGAVAWTMGDPCLQVHGGINRLSGERSIIELHPIVAARSHARAHALDPTPALTNAALFARDGYLCMYCGHDFSRPHLTRDHVMPVSKGGRDIWENVVAACFHCNSRKGNRTPQQASMPLLAVPYRPSWVEHLILSNRNILADQMAFLRSQLPKTARLPA; this is translated from the coding sequence ATGAGCTGGCAGGACGCGACCTGCCTCTACGTACGCGGTGCTGTCGCCTGGACGATGGGCGATCCCTGTCTGCAGGTACACGGTGGCATCAATCGACTCAGCGGCGAACGCAGCATCATCGAGCTGCACCCCATCGTCGCCGCACGCAGCCATGCGCGCGCTCATGCACTCGATCCCACTCCCGCACTGACCAACGCGGCGCTGTTCGCACGCGACGGCTACCTGTGCATGTACTGCGGTCACGACTTCAGCCGCCCGCACCTCACCCGCGACCATGTCATGCCGGTGTCCAAGGGCGGGCGCGACATCTGGGAGAACGTGGTCGCCGCGTGCTTCCACTGCAACTCCCGCAAGGGCAACCGCACACCGCAACAGGCAAGCATGCCGCTGCTGGCCGTGCCCTACCGGCCGAGCTGGGTCGAACACCTGATCCTGTCCAACCGCAACATCCTGGCCGACCAGATGGCGTTCCTGCGCAGTCAGTTGCCAAAGACCGCCCGCCTCCCGGCCTGA
- the dxs gene encoding 1-deoxy-D-xylulose-5-phosphate synthase has protein sequence MIDPQRYPRLSKINVPADLRQFPEEELSAIAEELRAYLIEQVALVGGHFGAGLGVIELTVALHWLYETPVDRLVWDVGHQTYPHKILTGRRDNIHTVKQKDGVAPFPKREESEYDTFGVGHSSTSISAALGMAIALQQMGDDRKVVAVIGDGAMTAGMAFEALNHGGGMDPEPNLLVILNDNQMSISENVGGLTQMLGRLTGSRTLNAIREGGKRLLGDKNKPAAKFVKRWEEHWKGMFVPSTLFEEMGFHYTGPIDGHDLPALLSALKTLKKLKGPQLLHIITTKGKGYELAEGDQIGYHAVGPFDPEKGLVSKPGAKKPTYTDVFGEWLCDMAAVEPKLLGITPAMREGSGLVRFSKEYPQRYFDVAIAEQHAVTLAAGMACEGAKPVVAIYSTFLQRGYDQLVHDVAIQHLDVLFAIDRGGVVGPDGATHAGNLDLSYLRCVPNMVVMAPADENECRMMLSTGYHHVGPAAVRYPRGTGPGVAVQPSLDTLPIGKAEVRHAGSKVALLAFGAVTPAAEAVGAELGLTVVNMRFVRPLDRALILELARNHAGFVTIEDNVVAGGAGSGVAELLAAEGITLPILHLGLPDEFQHHASREQLLSESGLDAAGIRDAVLKRWPDLGRPNIAVSAAG, from the coding sequence ATGATCGATCCGCAGCGTTATCCGCGTCTGTCCAAAATCAACGTTCCGGCCGACCTGCGCCAGTTCCCCGAAGAGGAGCTGTCCGCGATCGCCGAGGAGCTGCGTGCCTACCTGATCGAACAGGTCGCGCTGGTCGGCGGGCACTTCGGCGCCGGCCTTGGTGTGATCGAACTCACCGTCGCGTTGCACTGGCTCTACGAGACGCCGGTGGACCGGCTCGTGTGGGACGTGGGCCACCAGACCTACCCGCACAAGATCCTCACCGGCCGTCGCGACAACATCCACACGGTCAAGCAGAAGGACGGCGTGGCGCCGTTCCCGAAGCGCGAGGAAAGCGAGTACGACACCTTCGGCGTCGGCCATTCGTCGACATCGATCTCCGCCGCGCTGGGCATGGCGATCGCGCTGCAGCAGATGGGCGACGACCGCAAGGTCGTGGCCGTCATCGGCGACGGCGCGATGACCGCCGGCATGGCGTTCGAGGCACTCAACCACGGCGGCGGCATGGACCCGGAGCCGAACCTGCTGGTGATCCTCAACGACAACCAGATGTCGATCTCGGAGAACGTCGGCGGGCTCACCCAGATGCTCGGCCGCCTCACCGGCAGCCGCACGCTCAATGCGATCCGCGAAGGCGGCAAGCGCCTGCTGGGCGACAAGAACAAGCCGGCGGCGAAGTTCGTCAAGCGCTGGGAAGAACACTGGAAAGGCATGTTCGTGCCGTCCACGCTGTTCGAGGAAATGGGCTTCCACTACACCGGCCCCATCGATGGTCACGACCTGCCCGCACTGCTCTCCGCGCTGAAGACGCTGAAGAAGCTGAAGGGCCCGCAGTTGCTGCACATCATCACCACCAAGGGCAAGGGCTACGAGCTCGCCGAAGGCGACCAGATCGGTTACCACGCCGTGGGCCCGTTCGATCCCGAGAAGGGTCTGGTGAGCAAGCCCGGCGCGAAGAAGCCCACCTATACCGACGTCTTCGGCGAGTGGCTGTGCGACATGGCCGCTGTCGAGCCGAAGCTGCTGGGCATCACGCCGGCGATGCGCGAGGGCTCGGGCCTGGTGCGCTTCAGCAAGGAATACCCGCAGCGTTACTTCGACGTCGCCATCGCGGAGCAGCACGCGGTGACGCTGGCCGCCGGCATGGCCTGCGAGGGCGCGAAACCTGTCGTGGCCATCTACTCCACGTTCCTGCAGCGCGGCTACGACCAGCTGGTGCACGACGTGGCGATCCAGCACCTCGACGTGCTGTTCGCGATCGACCGCGGTGGCGTGGTCGGGCCTGACGGTGCGACGCACGCCGGCAACCTCGACCTGAGCTACCTGCGCTGCGTGCCGAACATGGTGGTGATGGCGCCGGCCGACGAGAACGAGTGCCGGATGATGCTGAGCACCGGTTACCACCACGTCGGCCCGGCCGCCGTGCGCTACCCGCGCGGCACCGGACCGGGTGTCGCCGTGCAGCCCAGCCTCGACACGCTGCCCATCGGCAAGGCCGAAGTGCGGCACGCCGGTTCGAAGGTCGCGCTGCTCGCGTTCGGCGCGGTCACGCCGGCCGCCGAGGCTGTCGGCGCAGAGCTGGGCCTCACTGTCGTCAACATGCGTTTCGTGCGCCCGCTGGATCGCGCATTGATCCTGGAACTGGCGCGCAACCACGCCGGCTTCGTGACCATCGAAGACAACGTCGTCGCCGGTGGCGCGGGTTCGGGCGTGGCGGAGCTGCTGGCCGCG